In the Drosophila willistoni isolate 14030-0811.24 chromosome 3R, UCI_dwil_1.1, whole genome shotgun sequence genome, ttgtttaaaaatttaaccATTCAAATTGTTAGTCGTATTTCATAGTAAATGTCAATATCTTCTTCACATCTCCCCATATCTGAACGGCTTGTATTTCGAATAGATCGAACAGGGTATCGTATTCGCAGATATGATTATAACCCTTTCCTTCATTTCCATCCACTACTCGGTTGACCCTTATTGTAGAATTTTTATAGTTAAAtacaaattcaagaaaaaatTCAGTGTCCGTGTGTGAGATAGAATCGCCAGCACTACCATTAAGATATGTTTCCTTTTCGGTGTTGCTCCATTTGCCCTCCTTTTTGTGGGTCTCAACGATTTTCTGTTTAGGTATCTCCATTTTAAATTGATACGTGATATTGTCTGTGTTGGTTGGATTGTTGACAAAGTTTATAGAAAACCTTAAAGTGAAACAAAAGAATAATGTAATTTATGATTTTCTGAGAAAACTTTTCTCATAGTGGTATTACTCTAGCCGCAGAGTCATAATTCttggtatgtacatattaaaCATACCAAGGCGGAGTCCCACGAATTTGTACTTCATGACTAATGCAAACTCAATAGTTTGCACattgtattatattttatatatatttaaatataattaaaaatatatataaaatataatttaatgcGAATTCCGATGTGCTTACTCTTGGGATTTCTTTTGCAAAGTTCCTCGAACGGTTAATGAAGTTATACGATCCGTATCGTTTTTCACGGTTggtaaaaaacaacaataaattaCTTCAGACATTTTGTGTTTCGCTTTTAAATTGAATGTTTCACACTTAATAAAGGAATtaagtaaatttaaaaaaattattttcaactCGATTACAAATTCAGCACTTCTTTATACTTCTTTACACTACGAGGTCTCGGGCAATACTATGctgatttaaaaaaatttactttgctGTTAGTTTTGTGAAAACTGAGAGAGTGATGTAGTATACATAGGTTTAATAACAATTGTGTTATTTTCATAAAAGACATACATGTAGTTTTTGTGAGGATCCTTTAATTCTTATAAAACTATAATTCTCTCATTATAAAGTAATCAAGTACAGctgtataatttaaaaaaaaaaacgatttgAGCCAGCTTTAAATGCATATTCGTTttgtttacaaaattttttaaatttttaatttactgCAACTTTTTAAGTTTACCGGgttgttttaaatgtttttatgaCTAACTGGCAGCACTCTTCGCGGCACCCTATTGGGCTTCGAGCGTTTTACTCACGCGATTTTTCGAGGGCCAAGAAATTGCGGCGTGAGTGCCAATTTTGTATGGCTCCGGCGAATTTTGCACTGAGAGAAaacatatgtttatatatttacattagaaatacaaaatgaattcaaaCTAAATTTTTGGATTCTTAACAAATTAATTAGATTTGATTAGACACGACTATCTCTAATTAACATGAACAATAATACTATAGATCGAATATTTCTCAGAATTCATTATATTTAACTAATACCAAAATATTTCTGCTCTGGCAAAATGAAGGGGTAATACCGGCGGTCCAGATACATAGGAATACTCCTCCTCTGCGAAATTGGTCACATTCTCGCTATCTTTGGCTAAAGCTTGGAAAACTTGGAAATTTGATGGTCCCACGGAGACCAAATTATTTTGGGATCGTGTcccaaaatgcaaaaaattgcattatttaatagttttttctAATTGctaattataaacaatttagatataagtttatatttttatttagaatCAATCTACTTACAAATATTGTTAAACCAAATTAGCACTAACACTtacaaatattattaataatagaaaaatgtattaaaactAATGTActtacaaatatttaagatATTAACATGCAACAGGTGCTTCATGCAACAACTGCCGGATGAAAGATACCTGGATTTATATTTGCGGCTGTGGTCCAGATCGAatcattaaaataataaaaaatttgaaatatatgtatatttatatatataataatttggttagattacgacctatttgaaattgaaatcaaaccTTGCGATTTAGACGGCTCGAGCTCAATCTTCCAAACgaagattatttcaatgatagcacaaaaaggtgagcaggttgtctgtatagctatttcaagaaccaccaagttctatcatcagcagaccttgctaaagaactccagaattgcaatagccatacctgcaactaaatgaagcgaaaaaagttggtaAAGCCTACAATTCCgaataggtcgtaatctaacCAAATAACAccaacggaaggcacgccgttactttggaattttttatttaaaaaccagagggccggggctaacttcgaccgcgtcaaagtttgtatacccttgcaacttttatggtaactctttccttacctaaagccatcaaagtggaaaaacgttcaagcaaAAAAGGCTaacatttgcgaaagaacggcctacaatcttagtataggaaataacgaagatattgatcaaagtcactgttttccaccgatcgttcctatgggagctatatgatatagtaacccgatctttatcaaattcagcacagtcattaacagataaattaaactaacaaatgtttaatttgaaagcaatcgcgtcaaaagtaacgaagttattgacaaaagtcactgttttcgaaagatcgtttctatgggagctatatgatatagtcacccgatcttgatcaaatttggcacagtcgtttatatgtgtaattaactcaccaatatgaaatttcatgacaatagctcagaaaataacaaagttattgagaaaagtcacagtgactttgccatttgtatgggagctatatgatatagtgatccgatccagctgaatccgagatatacaacgcctgcagtatatacaagcctacatgcaaaatttcagctctgtatcttttacggtctaggaggagtttgcgttgatccagacggacggacagacggacagacggacggacggacggacggacggacatggctatttgaactcgtctcgtcgtgctgatcaagaatatatatactttatatggtcggaaatgcttccttctatgcgttgcacacttctgaccaaaattaatataccctttttgcaagggtataaaaaccctttttctatatggtacaatataccgggTAAgaaataacaggtcgtgatATTAGTTTATTAAGGGCAAGCTCTTACAGTAATTTTTAATAGCGCCTcagggtatgcacaaaaaggtggtcttcggaaTTGTAGGCTTtaccaacttttttcgctagttataatataattatattattcAAAACCataatatacaaataattcagtaaaatataaaaaaatatataaaaattcatatataataatatatgtacatatatgtacatatatcataTAATATGTTTACTGGGTTCAACGTCGATACATCGACATCGAAAAATTTACATCGATTTATCGCGCCAGCACACTCAGCTAGaaattatatagaaaataaaacataacatTTATAAATCAAACTTAGACGGTAAAGGAgtagcaaatatttaaatttcaaaatgaataCTTTACACATGCTGCTAGTGATTTGTTGCCTGGCTGGAATATATCAAACCACGCTGGCTCTGAAAGAGGAAGATTGCGAAGGTAGGTGTTTGGCCACGTAAGTGTAAAATTCTGGATGAGGTTGATTCGGATTTGATGTACTTTTAGTTTGTGTAAAGACTGTAAGAAAATTTGCAAGCTCTTTGGACGATGCGACGAAAAAGGACTACAAACTGATTGAGGTTGCCTTCAAGAAGTACTGCAAGACTCAGAAGAACAAGGAGCACAGATTCGTGAGTAGCCGGCATTATGGAATTCCATTGATCGATGGAAAATAACACGTATACCTAATTTTCATCTTGTAACCACGTCACATAGTGCTATTATTTGGGAGGATTAGAGGAGTCAGCCACAGGCATATTGAACGAGCTGAGTAAGCCTTTGAGTTGGTCCATGCCCGCAGAGAAGATTTGCGAGAAACTTAAAAAGAAGGATGCTCAAATTTGTGACTTGCGATATGGTAAGTGACGGTGGAGACCCAATGGAGGAGGCATTAATACATACGAATATtattgtgaatttttttttgtagagaaacaaattgatttaaaCAACGTGGACttgaaaaaactaaaagttCGAGATCTGAAAAAGATTCTTAACGATTGGGATGAGAGCTGTGATGGTTGTCTGGAGAAATCCGATTTCATTAAGCGCATTGAAGAGTTGAAACCTAAATATGCGCACAATGAACTGTAAATTATTTACAAGTACTTAAGTACACGCCCActcaaaacacaaacaaacacacacatacacacgcgaAACAAAGCCACTTACCTACATattttttagttaatttacaacaaaaactttgatagactttgaaaaacttaaatattaaaaaataatatatacaatgaactatatttttgaaataataaacacacaataataaacaaaaaccaataaactaaataatttataaattaaaccttttatttgttaattcattatatattatattttttgcttttcactTCTTAATACGTAcaaattattacaacagaaaTTCATGAAATTCTTTAATGATTAAAAGTtaagttattttatttaaatgttaaattaaTTCGATTGCACTTTAAGAGGGCGGGCAACATATAagtatgtaaatttcataaattcgaCAATTTAATCGGCCACGcgtattaataattaattacatTACAATTATTAGTTAAACTAAATTAAGAACAAGCAGTTTTGAATCgtaaattaactaaaatgTAGCAATGGAACAATGAAGAGGATTGCTGATGGCGATGTGAGCAGATGGAAAGCAACTCCTAACGACGATATGGCTGTTTGTTGTATCGTCCACGTTCATTTTCCTCAGAGAGTTTGGCATATTCGCTGTAGACCACACACCAACAATATGTTAAAAcagctaaaaagaaaaaagcagATGAAGTTTTTAATCATATGAAATTTAGATTAAACAATTCGAACCCATTCGaaacattttatttgaattagGCCAGCTCCAAAACCAATTATTTAATGTTGAATCACTATATTTGAATTCTGAACAGGTCTTGATTACAGGGAATGACCAAGTTTAACTTAGTTTTCTCAAACGATcgtaaagtttttaaaaagaaGTCAAGGTATTCAGACCTGTTCTCGTTTCTGTTTCCAAATGTTTTTGTCCTAATCGGATTTGAGACTCAATTCCGAGCGAAATTTTCAAATCATTTGCCTTTGAGACAGTGGAATACAAAgtaaatgcaaattttcatacaaatttataaaaaccaaaaacaaaaaaaaaaaaaaaattattttccaGTTTAGAAAATGTATAcctaaatatttataaatttcgGCAATCCTGTGTTATagtagacaaaaaaaaaagtgattcGAACTTAGCTTCAAAAACGACATTCCACTAGGACTTCGAAATTTTAgtgcaaattaaaattaaaaactttaaaaatgaattaGAAGCTCTCCAAGATTAGATTACATCATAATctgtatctgcagttctagcttctggccgaaaagcttaattgtgaaggagtttacatccagaaaaaagaagacacggggccaaacaaggattccttcaccatctattcctctttcttcctcatctattcccactccttccttatctattccttcttctactctatcaaaaaactaacaacttccttctctgtcggctatcagaatgtcagaggccttaatactaaacttactaaactctttgtagatagtctgtcttttgattttgacctaattg is a window encoding:
- the LOC111519461 gene encoding uncharacterized protein LOC111519461 isoform X2, whose translation is MKYKFVGLRLGMFNMYIPRIMTLRLEFSINFVNNPTNTDNITYQFKMEIPKQKIVETHKKEGKWSNTEKETYLNGSAGDSISHTDTEFFLEFVFNYKNSTIRVNRVVDGNEGKGYNHICEYDTLFDLFEIQAVQIWGDVKKILTFTMKYD
- the LOC111519461 gene encoding uncharacterized protein LOC111519461 isoform X1 is translated as MSEVIYCCFLPTVKNDTDRITSLTVRGTLQKKSQEFSINFVNNPTNTDNITYQFKMEIPKQKIVETHKKEGKWSNTEKETYLNGSAGDSISHTDTEFFLEFVFNYKNSTIRVNRVVDGNEGKGYNHICEYDTLFDLFEIQAVQIWGDVKKILTFTMKYD
- the LOC6650919 gene encoding mesencephalic astrocyte-derived neurotrophic factor homolog, whose amino-acid sequence is MNTLHMLLVICCLAGIYQTTLALKEEDCEVCVKTVRKFASSLDDATKKDYKLIEVAFKKYCKTQKNKEHRFCYYLGGLEESATGILNELSKPLSWSMPAEKICEKLKKKDAQICDLRYEKQIDLNNVDLKKLKVRDLKKILNDWDESCDGCLEKSDFIKRIEELKPKYAHNEL